The following proteins are co-located in the Geovibrio ferrireducens genome:
- a CDS encoding GAF and HD-GYP domain-containing protein encodes MKITGESFLELAYTLVRIRDLDVLLETILKRIRGMLGADAGSIFIYDDEKDELIFKYTQNDSVQLPFKEFSIPADETSIAGYVAKTGSTLRLKDVYHMDDEYPFGFNVSFDKMSGYRTKSVLAFPITDLNDQLTGVLQIINKKRYEVPLTIENVNRIVLPFNDNDEMVAESLTGVISLALENGVLYDNLEKMNESFITELSKAMENREPFRMGHVNRITAICETLAAEMHRDLDDFPDFFMNRMKEKILRYSCRLHDIGKLFVPEKILSKQEKLYPGMTGNIENRFRLAKACARLNGRPEELVCELDRLLGVIKSANISDIDDKIAEDLDKCAGYMFEDSDGEEIKLLTEEEHGLLSIREGIYTDDELKRLRFHALGSYEFLRNIPWTSELRDVPVIAASHHEKCDGSGYPFGTTGGDLHIFSKIMAVAEGYDHYTADPRPFGFSMMPDEAAQALRKDAENGTLDKKIVNFFINKEIYKRF; translated from the coding sequence TTGAAGATTACGGGCGAAAGTTTTCTTGAACTGGCATATACACTTGTGAGGATACGTGACCTTGATGTACTTCTGGAAACGATTCTCAAAAGGATAAGGGGAATGCTGGGAGCGGATGCGGGCAGCATCTTTATTTATGATGATGAAAAAGACGAACTGATTTTTAAATATACTCAGAACGATTCTGTTCAGCTTCCTTTTAAGGAGTTCTCCATCCCCGCGGATGAGACAAGCATAGCGGGTTATGTGGCCAAAACCGGCAGCACCCTCCGTCTTAAGGATGTTTATCATATGGATGATGAATACCCCTTCGGGTTTAATGTCAGCTTTGATAAAATGTCCGGCTACAGGACAAAGTCTGTCCTTGCTTTTCCCATAACTGACCTTAATGACCAGCTTACGGGTGTTTTGCAGATAATAAACAAGAAGCGCTATGAAGTTCCCCTCACCATAGAAAATGTCAACAGGATCGTTCTCCCTTTTAATGACAATGATGAAATGGTCGCTGAATCACTCACAGGGGTTATCAGCCTCGCCCTTGAAAACGGCGTGCTGTACGATAATCTGGAGAAAATGAACGAAAGTTTTATTACCGAGCTTTCAAAAGCAATGGAAAACAGGGAACCTTTCCGCATGGGGCATGTCAACAGGATTACAGCCATATGCGAAACTCTGGCAGCGGAGATGCACCGGGATCTGGATGATTTTCCTGATTTCTTCATGAACAGAATGAAGGAGAAGATTCTCCGGTATTCCTGCCGCCTGCATGACATAGGCAAGCTGTTTGTGCCGGAGAAAATACTTTCCAAGCAGGAGAAGCTTTACCCCGGTATGACCGGAAATATAGAAAACAGGTTCAGGCTTGCTAAGGCCTGCGCAAGGCTCAACGGGAGACCGGAGGAGCTTGTCTGCGAGCTTGACAGACTTCTCGGTGTGATAAAAAGTGCGAACATCTCCGATATTGATGATAAAATAGCGGAGGATCTGGATAAATGCGCGGGATACATGTTTGAGGATTCAGACGGGGAAGAGATAAAGCTGCTTACGGAAGAGGAGCACGGGCTTCTCAGCATACGTGAGGGGATATACACCGATGACGAGCTTAAGCGTCTGCGGTTCCACGCTTTGGGCAGCTATGAGTTTCTCCGGAACATTCCATGGACATCGGAGCTTCGGGATGTTCCGGTAATCGCCGCCAGTCACCATGAAAAATGTGACGGCAGCGGCTACCCTTTCGGAACCACAGGTGGGGATCTGCACATTTTTTCCAAAATAATGGCAGTTGCCGAAGGCTATGACCATTATACGGCGGACCCGCGCCCCTTCGGCTTTTCAATGATGCCGGACGAGGCTGCTCAGGCGCTCAGGAAAGATGCGGAGAACGGCACGCTGGATAAAAAGATAGTTAACTTTTTTATAAACAAGGAAATATACAAAAGATTCTGA